The following DNA comes from Papaver somniferum cultivar HN1 chromosome 4, ASM357369v1, whole genome shotgun sequence.
CTTGGCAGTACTTAAATTGGACGTTTTGATGATGTTAATAACAGTGAAGAGACAAAAGAACCGGAAGCTCCTTCTTCATTACAACGATGATGACAAGAAAACTACTTGAACTTTATGATTCACTGATATCTGCCCTTATACATATCTTCAACTACCTTAGATCCGTTGCTACCCCACCAGCCAGATTAACCTACATCCTCCAATATTATCCCTGCTGGCCTAGTCCCCCCTTTTTGGGCTGCACAAAACCACTCTTTTCCATCTCTGCAAGTTTTGGTATCAGTGTAATTGAAAAGCGTCAACATTCAACCTCGAAAGAACTCAGCAGATCTTAGCGAAACTTCCACATGCTGCTCCACCAAAGAGTTCGGATAGCAAGTCAAGGATCATCAAGCTCCTCATAATTGTTACAGAATGACGAAGATGATTCCTGATTGACAAGCCTACGTAACTTGTGCATTTTCACGACCAACCCTGGCTTCTTCACCAATAACTCTAAGCTCTGCATAAGCTTGCATAGAGGAGGCCATAAACCTCTCCATAGACTCAAAAATCCTTTTCAGCCCTGACTGTAGACTAATAGCATTAGTTGTATCACTAGGTTCGACTATCCCAGGTAGAGAAAGACCATAGCCCTGTCCAGACAGCAATACCATCTGCTTGTCAACTACCTGTAATGCCTTGTGCATTTTCTGCTCCTCCCTCTCAATAGCCTTCACTCTTCTCTCCAAATCCCGGTTTCCTGTCATCCTCTGACGCAGCTCCACATTGTGTTGCTCACAGAGGTGATGTACACTTGCAGCAAAAACCCTCATGGTATCAAGCACCTCCTTCTCGGAAATTCTCTCCATAGCGCGAAACCACTGGTTACAAATCACAAAAACTGGGGGTGCACCAATCCTACCGGGACTAAAGGGAGCTAATCCATCTTCTGTCTCTTCGGGTTCCTGGAGAAGACATTTAAGAAGCCAACTGTTCAAGGCTTTCACGAAAGCTTTTTGAGCAATAACCCAACTAGAGAAGCGTAAAATCCAGTTAAGAAGCTCCAATTCAAGCTGCACAGAAGCTTCAAGATGATCGTCATTTAGATTTTTGTTAAATGCAATGGCATCTAAATTTTTTGCCTCTGCTATAGCCTGACACTGGTTCCGATGACACTCGAGCATAACTGCCCACATCTTAATTAAGCTGAAAAcaacaaacaaagaaataaataaatttattccagattgaacaccatgaAATATGTAACAAGGTTTGTCAATTAAAACAAAATTTGACTACAAATGGACATTTATATCCGTAATGAACTTATAGAAACAAAGGAGTGGATAAACCTTCTCAGTGAAGTATAGCCTTTGATGTCTAAAATATAGCTTGTTGGGCCAAATGGATTTCTTTCACAACATAATGAACATACAAAATACAGAACAAATACGATGCACAAAACGTTTCTGTAAGTATAAAGTTTGGATGGCTCTAACAGAAAGATACCAAAAATTGGTCAACATTGTTTTACGAGAAATATTCAGAGTGGAAAGGCAGAAGCAAACATCTCAAACATCCAGGAAATATAACAGATGCTTTCCTGTAATAACCGGGTCAACTTATGAATCAATTTCTATGCTTGTTTTACTTCTGAATGAGCACATCCGTACATATTAACAGaccatttttctttcattttcctGGCAGTGTATATATGTGCAGTTAAGGAACTGCTTAGCTTAGAGTTTACCTAAAAAATGAGCGAAACATTTAATCCCACTTAAATTTTGAGAAGTGATTATTTGTAGATATGACTGGCATGATTTTCCTTGTTACTAGTCTTAAGCAcaacaacaaataaacataattgCAATTATAGAATCATTATCGACATCGTACAAAGATCAATCACATACCCATGAATGAGTTGATTAATCTGAGGGAATAACTCTTCATCCCTCAACTTATTTATCTTGACTGATATCTTTGCAACAACCTGAATGGCAATTCGAATTTTTGTGGATAAAGTCTGGACTAGAATCCGTGTTGCATCAACTTTATGAGCCTCAGCACCCTTCTCATCCATACGCTTTAACCGGCGGCTCTTTCTTTCATGGATTAGCCGCATCTTTTCCTCAGCCTGCAAAATCATATTGTTAATTATAAAAGCTGCACTTGATGTAAAGAGAATCAAGTAAAAAAAATTACACAAAGCTAGTAACGAAggagaaccaaaacttgttcccAATAAATCTTTTCTATCTAGCTTCCGGAGCCTATGATGCTAGAGGTCTTTCCTCTAAAAGGTTGGAGCAAACTATCATCAAGTTCATTTGACACCATAAGAAAATTTGTTTCCTCTTAGATAAGAAAATAGCACAATTTAAAGATATGGTGCAAATATCTTACCTTGACTTCCTCGTAGAGCTTCTTTTCCCAATTGTACAGCTTTTGCAAAGTTGATGAAAGATTCAATAATTTCCTCTGAATATCACCATTAAATTCCAAGAAAACAGAACCATCTCTCTCTAAAGAGGGAGGCGTAGAAGGCTGTGAAGACCCAACCGACATCGAAGGTGTTATAGAGTGCAACATCTTTGAAGACACTGGATACATACAATTCAAAACAGTCAAGTCAACATAAaagggaaaataaataaatagattcAACTCCATTTAACACTGGGTCCACAAGAACTCCATTATTGTGAAAGCAAAACACAATCATACTGTCTCTTACTCTCTTTCTAAATTAATAAGTTTAACCTCCAAACAGAAAGATAACTTGGAATTATGTCTTAGATTAATAGAGCTAAAAATAACAACTAAGAGAAACAGGGAATTGTGAGCAGCTGAAGGAACCGAAACTGAAACCAGATCTAAGTTACATATATCAGGTGCACTTTTTCTAATTTCCAGCTTAACGAGCAATTAGGAGGtatagtagataaaattttaccGTGATAAACAGCATTCTTCCGGTTATATGGAAGCTTTCCAGCTTCGAGAATCTTTGCAACCTCAATTCCGGAATCTGAAGATCTCTCAAACTGAGCCTTAATTTCTCTCACAACCTCAGAAACAGTTGTGAACCGACCCTTAAAAGCAGCCACGTTTATCGGTTCTTTAGGCTGTTCCTCTTTAGCAACAAAATTCTTCTCTACTAAATGCACCTGATATTCGACTCCCTGATTCTTTTCAGGTACAATGTTCCTCGTTTGATAAGCATCTTCCCTATCAAttgctttcttcttctgcttcttcttcttcgcctCTTCATTCCCGACATTCTTAGTGAAATTTCCCCCACCACTTTCACCAGACAATCTCTGATTTCCGTGAACTTCTTTCACTACTTCATTTTGATAATCCTCATCTTCCAATTCAGGAATCCCTTCTTCTTCTCTAACTTCTCTAGAATCCCGACTCGGTGTCTGTGGTGGATAATATTTCTCAAATGTACTAGTAAATGGGTCTAAGAAGTCCCAAGTTGAAGCTCTTGGTGGAGACGGTGGAGGCGGAGGCGGTTTCGAACCAGAAGACGAAGCCATTGAATAACGTTGCTGCCGTGGAGGTGATGAATAAGATCCATATGGTGCTGATGAACCAaaaaaaccaccaccaccacccatccCC
Coding sequences within:
- the LOC113274607 gene encoding uncharacterized protein LOC113274607, which produces MGCTSSKLDDLPAVKLCRERCYYLDEAIRQRYAFSDSHSAYIQSLKGFGFSLDRFFDNTNNRNQDLDDKIPISASSSLRIPSGRKVVDSFPNPPPPSNQNANSGSHLHSHSNSGSHLHSHSHSGSHLQFHSDSEGSDEDGDGDDDGDESSGSHDHHLHDHHGSHFQNQHHFNQHGGNGNGNGYMTMNYMRNHSTQSVVYEQRPMSPETVHFGESSSSFHQPYYSYPNDENNHYNSGSYGSYNYPPQSVYSNYGGGMGMGGGGGFFGSSAPYGSYSSPPRQQRYSMASSSGSKPPPPPPSPPRASTWDFLDPFTSTFEKYYPPQTPSRDSREVREEEGIPELEDEDYQNEVVKEVHGNQRLSGESGGGNFTKNVGNEEAKKKKQKKKAIDREDAYQTRNIVPEKNQGVEYQVHLVEKNFVAKEEQPKEPINVAAFKGRFTTVSEVVREIKAQFERSSDSGIEVAKILEAGKLPYNRKNAVYHVSSKMLHSITPSMSVGSSQPSTPPSLERDGSVFLEFNGDIQRKLLNLSSTLQKLYNWEKKLYEEVKAEEKMRLIHERKSRRLKRMDEKGAEAHKVDATRILVQTLSTKIRIAIQVVAKISVKINKLRDEELFPQINQLIHGLIKMWAVMLECHRNQCQAIAEAKNLDAIAFNKNLNDDHLEASVQLELELLNWILRFSSWVIAQKAFVKALNSWLLKCLLQEPEETEDGLAPFSPGRIGAPPVFVICNQWFRAMERISEKEVLDTMRVFAASVHHLCEQHNVELRQRMTGNRDLERRVKAIEREEQKMHKALQVVDKQMVLLSGQGYGLSLPGIVEPSDTTNAISLQSGLKRIFESMERFMASSMQAYAELRVIGEEARVGRENAQVT